Proteins encoded by one window of Cylindrospermum stagnale PCC 7417:
- a CDS encoding biotin--[acetyl-CoA-carboxylase] ligase: MRFDQQLVVNALKAARESPYLPFSLHIFDSLCSTNQTLWELLNQGAESGCVVIATQQTAGRGQWGRQWVSPTGGLYLSVAIAPKLDATNSYQLTLASAWGIAAQLQKCGVSVGIKWPNDLILNDRKLGGILTETKVNKGQITQAVIGVGINWANPVPSTGINLESWQGSDHSRPISCLEMLTSTVLLGIESGIECLCQEGINILLSRYLDLLINMGDQVDVNHLSGTIVGVTTQGNLRLRMAAYDTDELITPEISVEPGTISLGYRKSSV; the protein is encoded by the coding sequence GTGAGATTTGATCAGCAACTTGTGGTAAATGCGCTGAAAGCAGCGCGTGAGTCTCCATATTTACCATTTTCTCTACACATTTTTGATAGCCTCTGCTCAACCAACCAAACCCTCTGGGAACTGCTCAACCAAGGCGCAGAATCAGGATGCGTCGTCATTGCCACTCAACAAACTGCTGGACGGGGGCAATGGGGTCGTCAGTGGGTTTCTCCTACTGGGGGACTATACCTTTCGGTGGCGATCGCTCCTAAACTAGATGCAACCAACAGCTACCAGCTAACATTAGCCAGTGCTTGGGGAATTGCGGCACAATTACAAAAGTGCGGCGTGAGCGTAGGCATAAAATGGCCCAATGATTTAATCTTGAATGATCGCAAACTCGGCGGCATTTTGACTGAAACCAAAGTCAACAAAGGACAAATCACCCAAGCAGTGATTGGCGTTGGCATTAACTGGGCCAACCCAGTACCATCCACTGGAATCAACCTGGAATCGTGGCAAGGTTCCGATCATTCTCGACCAATCTCTTGTCTGGAAATGCTAACCTCCACAGTTTTACTAGGAATAGAATCCGGTATCGAGTGCCTTTGCCAAGAAGGAATAAACATCCTCTTGTCTCGCTATCTCGATTTGCTGATAAACATGGGTGATCAAGTTGATGTCAATCATCTTTCAGGGACTATAGTTGGGGTGACAACTCAGGGTAATCTCCGGTTAAGAATGGCAGCTTATGATACAGATGAACTAATAACACCAGAAATTTCTGTCGAACCCGGTACAATCAGTCTGGGTTACCGCAAATCTTCTGTTTAA
- a CDS encoding pentapeptide repeat-containing protein: protein MDANEFLSRYAGGERDFSGVDLRGADLLGADLLGADLLGANLSGANLSQANLSEAILFGAKLSQANLSQANLSGANLSGANLSEAILFGAKLSQANLSQANLSGANLSGADLSGAILFGANLSQANLSQANLRGANLRGADLSGAYPSGADLRGADLSGAYLSEAKLSQAKLSQANLSQANLSQADLSGAYLTGAYLSGADLSGADLSGARLSRADLSRADLSAADLRGAYLSAADLSAAYLSGAYLSAAYLSGAYLNAAYLSGAYLSGFDLSGVNLSGVNLSGFDLSGANLSGANLSGANLSGATLPKFERLRKANLRNTNLAQAEGFDLNNLPVEDNNISPNQETVENLNELDKLWQLIQRIINDERLEFDLTDDNLRKIIKMAFLATFKKEESRYPKFQIYIPLKPDKSAQKNLIVKFNEPIKIKLDHISTLSRMGIGIPQKVGALIVEKENSDIQITGIVQINNHDELFGELLESKTNLVGIFIIIENPGNIHILFNLPNGSKRQLELTGGEVKINADAVQNPLVNICFFEIAAKIIKKHEIGSNNKSEEFNKFFEIVKIIQRVWRRILKLVVNRNRGGQFVIVSSNIQQGEDPYLDISYFHQPNRDENYRNPVIDFFYKYYQYRTSYGRGQDSFNRGLFNDNDLLESYHNLIQYIDLIANLSTIDGNILFDQYLNLIGFGGEVKVKDDIDSKKFKYFEYKVKTDFNTPLINQNIPNDINKLLGRQKLIDLLLEPNYLKSLDKNPNANRWESKEYGTRHRSAARLCTVSELNAFVFVVSQTGAVREFMHLAENKVLVLGPLTPL, encoded by the coding sequence ATGGATGCAAACGAATTTTTGAGCCGGTATGCAGGCGGAGAGCGAGATTTTTCTGGTGTTGACCTGAGAGGAGCCGACCTGTTGGGAGCCGACCTGTTGGGAGCCGACCTGTTGGGAGCCAACCTGAGTGGAGCCAACCTGAGTCAAGCTAACCTGAGTGAAGCCATCCTGTTTGGAGCCAAACTGAGTCAAGCCAACCTGAGTCAAGCCAACCTGAGTGGAGCCAACCTGAGTGGAGCCAACCTGAGTGAAGCCATCCTGTTTGGAGCCAAACTGAGTCAAGCCAACCTGAGTCAAGCCAACCTGAGTGGAGCCAACCTGAGTGGAGCCGACCTGAGTGGAGCCATCCTGTTTGGAGCCAACCTGAGTCAAGCCAACTTGAGTCAAGCCAACCTGAGAGGAGCCAACCTGAGAGGAGCCGACCTGAGTGGAGCCTACCCGAGTGGAGCCGACCTGAGAGGAGCCGACCTGAGTGGAGCCTACCTGAGTGAAGCCAAACTGAGTCAAGCCAAACTGAGTCAAGCCAACCTGAGTCAAGCCAACCTGAGTCAAGCCGACCTGAGTGGAGCCTATCTGACAGGAGCCTACTTGAGTGGAGCTGACCTGAGTGGAGCCGACCTGAGTGGAGCCAGACTGAGTAGAGCCGACCTGAGTAGAGCCGACCTGAGTGCAGCCGACCTGAGAGGAGCCTACCTGAGTGCAGCCGACCTGAGTGCAGCCTACCTGAGTGGAGCCTACCTGAGTGCAGCCTACCTGAGTGGAGCCTACCTGAATGCAGCCTACCTGAGTGGAGCCTACCTGAGTGGATTCGACCTAAGTGGCGTCAACCTGAGTGGCGTCAACCTGAGTGGATTCGACCTGAGTGGAGCCAACCTGAGTGGAGCCAACCTGAGTGGAGCCAACCTGAGTGGAGCCACACTACCGAAGTTTGAACGATTAAGAAAAGCAAACCTACGTAATACTAATTTGGCTCAAGCAGAAGGATTCGATCTAAATAATCTTCCAGTTGAAGACAATAATATTTCACCAAATCAGGAAACAGTAGAAAACCTGAATGAATTAGATAAGTTGTGGCAATTAATTCAAAGGATAATAAATGACGAAAGATTAGAATTTGATTTAACGGATGATAACTTAAGAAAAATTATAAAGATGGCTTTTTTGGCAACCTTCAAAAAAGAAGAATCTAGATATCCAAAATTTCAAATATATATACCTTTAAAACCAGATAAATCTGCTCAAAAAAATTTAATTGTCAAATTCAATGAACCTATTAAAATTAAGTTAGACCATATTTCTACTCTTTCTCGCATGGGTATTGGCATTCCGCAGAAAGTTGGCGCTCTTATTGTTGAAAAAGAGAATTCTGATATTCAGATTACTGGAATAGTTCAAATAAATAATCATGACGAACTATTTGGTGAACTGTTAGAAAGCAAGACAAATTTAGTCGGTATTTTTATAATTATTGAAAATCCAGGCAATATCCACATATTATTTAACCTGCCAAATGGTTCAAAAAGACAATTAGAATTGACTGGAGGAGAAGTTAAAATCAATGCTGATGCAGTTCAAAATCCTCTAGTAAATATATGTTTTTTTGAAATAGCAGCCAAAATTATTAAAAAACATGAAATAGGTAGTAATAATAAATCAGAAGAGTTTAATAAATTTTTTGAGATAGTTAAAATTATCCAAAGAGTCTGGCGTCGTATTCTTAAATTGGTAGTCAATCGCAATCGTGGAGGGCAGTTTGTTATAGTTTCATCAAATATACAACAAGGAGAAGATCCATATTTGGATATATCTTATTTCCATCAACCCAATCGAGACGAAAATTATAGGAACCCCGTTATAGATTTTTTTTACAAATATTATCAGTATCGTACCAGCTATGGAAGGGGACAAGATTCATTTAATAGAGGCTTATTTAACGATAATGATTTACTTGAAAGTTATCATAACCTAATCCAATACATAGACCTAATAGCTAATTTATCAACTATAGATGGCAATATTCTTTTTGATCAATATTTAAATTTAATTGGTTTTGGAGGGGAAGTGAAAGTTAAAGACGATATTGATTCAAAAAAGTTTAAGTATTTTGAATATAAAGTAAAAACAGATTTTAATACTCCTTTGATAAATCAAAATATACCTAACGATATAAATAAACTTTTGGGGCGACAAAAATTAATCGATCTTTTGTTAGAACCAAATTATTTAAAATCACTCGATAAAAACCCTAATGCAAACAGATGGGAATCGAAGGAATATGGTACAAGGCATCGTTCTGCTGCTAGACTCTGCACTGTATCTGAGTTAAATGCATTTGTTTTTGTTGTCTCACAAACCGGAGCAGTGAGGGAATTTATGCATCTGGCAGAAAACAAGGTTCTTGTTTTAGGGCCCTTAACACCTTTATAA
- a CDS encoding methyltransferase domain-containing protein: MPKPKSIQIPKPTRYQNAAIDYYMGLTGSSYLHYGYWEPLPSPGEELTLTRLRAAQEAYAAKLLSFIPGDTNTILDVGCGIGGNAAYLLDRGFTIEGLAPDPLQQERFIQNTNGKAPFHLTIFEDFRSQKCHDLILFSESSQYIAAKDIAQGAARLLNSGGYLLLADMMRSDAEYKDGIFSNCHVAKELEVAMVQAGFKLIKSEDISKAIAPTIDLCLDTFQTFGLTTIKYIADIVAIAVPPIHRLGSLLFKRWLEKPIAEGLAARTIFDRHLCYEIQLWQLSETGD, from the coding sequence ATGCCTAAGCCAAAATCAATCCAGATTCCCAAACCGACGCGTTACCAAAATGCAGCGATAGATTACTATATGGGGCTGACTGGTTCCTCCTATCTCCATTACGGGTATTGGGAACCGCTACCGAGTCCGGGAGAAGAATTGACTCTAACTCGCCTCCGTGCGGCACAGGAGGCTTATGCAGCCAAGCTGTTGAGTTTCATTCCGGGGGATACAAACACTATTCTTGATGTCGGTTGTGGAATCGGTGGCAATGCGGCATACTTACTTGATCGCGGTTTCACCATTGAGGGACTAGCACCCGATCCGCTTCAGCAAGAGAGATTTATCCAGAATACTAATGGTAAAGCACCTTTCCACTTAACGATATTTGAAGATTTTCGCTCCCAGAAATGCCACGATCTAATTTTGTTTAGCGAAAGTAGCCAATATATTGCGGCTAAGGATATAGCTCAAGGTGCAGCACGTCTGCTGAATAGTGGTGGCTATCTGCTGCTTGCGGATATGATGCGCTCTGATGCCGAATATAAAGATGGTATTTTTTCTAATTGTCATGTGGCCAAAGAACTTGAAGTGGCAATGGTGCAGGCTGGTTTTAAGTTAATTAAGTCTGAGGATATCTCAAAAGCGATCGCACCGACGATTGACTTGTGTCTTGACACTTTCCAGACTTTTGGGCTGACTACAATTAAATATATTGCCGATATTGTGGCGATCGCAGTTCCACCGATACACCGACTCGGAAGTTTGCTGTTTAAACGCTGGTTAGAAAAGCCAATTGCTGAGGGGTTAGCAGCACGCACAATTTTTGACCGCCATCTTTGTTATGAAATCCAACTTTGGCAGTTGTCAGAAACAGGTGATTAA
- the csaB gene encoding polysaccharide pyruvyl transferase CsaB translates to MRALLSGYYGKGNGGDEALLATLLQMLPPHVTPVVLSGNPEETQRCYGVESYNRMAFLPVLQALRACDAFIWGGGSLIQDVTSTISPFYYGGLMALAQRMGLKTVAWGQGIGPLLRSPTRILAKQTFGGCTKVSVRDRASAALLADWGIPFLLAPDPVWALESKPVPGLWDLPAPRVAVILRSHPQLTPTRLANLTRALVDFQKATQTFILLLPFQKSEDLTIAEAIQPQLPEVSKILCLEDPQLLKGVFRGVEMAIGMRLHSLIMAAAEGCRCFALSYDPKVNRLMEDLAMPGWDLANLPDDANLISMAWMEHYANGEPLSPEQIQSLVDRALMHRELLKEAFSF, encoded by the coding sequence GACGAGGCTTTATTGGCGACGCTTTTGCAAATGCTACCACCTCACGTAACGCCTGTGGTGCTTTCGGGGAATCCTGAGGAAACGCAACGGTGCTATGGTGTGGAAAGCTATAACCGCATGGCTTTTTTACCTGTGCTGCAAGCGTTGCGTGCTTGTGATGCATTTATTTGGGGTGGTGGGAGTTTAATTCAAGATGTGACTAGCACTATTAGCCCTTTTTATTATGGGGGGTTGATGGCTTTGGCGCAGAGAATGGGTTTGAAGACTGTGGCTTGGGGGCAGGGAATTGGGCCTTTATTGCGATCGCCTACTCGCATTTTAGCAAAGCAGACTTTTGGCGGTTGTACTAAGGTTAGTGTACGCGATCGCGCCAGTGCTGCTTTATTAGCTGATTGGGGAATTCCTTTTTTGCTGGCACCTGACCCGGTTTGGGCGCTAGAATCGAAGCCAGTACCGGGATTGTGGGATTTGCCGGCGCCGAGAGTTGCTGTAATATTGCGATCGCATCCCCAACTCACCCCAACCCGTTTAGCAAACTTAACTCGCGCCTTAGTGGATTTCCAAAAAGCCACGCAGACTTTTATTTTACTACTACCGTTTCAAAAAAGTGAAGATTTAACTATTGCTGAAGCTATCCAGCCGCAACTCCCAGAAGTCAGCAAGATACTGTGTTTGGAAGATCCACAGCTTTTAAAAGGTGTGTTTCGGGGTGTAGAAATGGCGATCGGCATGCGTCTACACAGTTTAATTATGGCTGCTGCTGAAGGTTGTCGCTGTTTTGCCCTCAGTTATGATCCTAAAGTAAATCGGTTGATGGAAGATTTAGCAATGCCAGGATGGGATTTAGCGAATTTACCAGATGACGCGAATTTAATTAGTATGGCTTGGATGGAACATTACGCCAATGGTGAGCCATTATCACCTGAGCAAATACAATCTTTAGTAGATAGGGCATTAATGCATCGTGAGTTGTTAAAAGAAGCATTTTCATTCTAA
- the pgeF gene encoding peptidoglycan editing factor PgeF has translation MHTWHWRNDEGLPYLTCSLLELWHHGFFTQQFWPRSPQELTKVLQPEALVYRLQQVHGNTVLTPQEVDSKLNTSENELALADGLISEQPLQALWVASADCTPVLIGDVKTGQVAAVHAGWRGTAAKIVPQAIARLQAQGSKLDDLRIAMGPAIAGEVYQVSVEVAAEIGSTITPDEDPQTIVAALHDLPNSPMLADSQPGKVRLDVRRVNALQIDMLGISAEQVAIAPYCTFQTPEHFFSYRREREKKVQWSGIVSIA, from the coding sequence ATGCACACTTGGCACTGGCGCAATGACGAAGGGCTGCCCTACCTGACTTGTAGTCTCTTAGAACTTTGGCATCACGGCTTCTTTACCCAGCAGTTTTGGCCTCGATCACCACAAGAGTTGACAAAAGTGTTGCAACCAGAGGCTTTAGTCTATCGCTTACAACAGGTACATGGCAATACTGTTCTCACTCCCCAAGAAGTTGATAGTAAGTTAAATACAAGCGAAAATGAGCTGGCGTTGGCGGATGGGTTAATTAGCGAACAGCCTCTACAAGCTTTGTGGGTAGCTTCGGCTGATTGTACACCCGTGCTGATTGGGGATGTGAAAACTGGACAGGTGGCAGCTGTACACGCGGGATGGCGGGGTACAGCAGCCAAGATTGTCCCTCAAGCGATCGCACGGCTGCAAGCTCAAGGCAGCAAATTGGATGATTTACGCATCGCAATGGGGCCTGCCATTGCTGGTGAGGTTTACCAAGTTTCTGTAGAAGTGGCTGCGGAAATTGGTAGCACTATTACACCAGATGAAGACCCGCAAACGATTGTCGCTGCTTTGCATGATTTACCCAATTCACCAATGCTTGCAGATTCTCAACCGGGTAAGGTGCGGCTAGATGTGAGGCGGGTAAATGCTTTACAAATAGATATGCTGGGAATTAGTGCCGAACAAGTTGCGATCGCCCCTTATTGTACTTTCCAAACTCCAGAGCATTTCTTTTCTTACCGTCGGGAGCGAGAAAAAAAGGTGCAATGGTCAGGCATTGTCAGCATTGCCTAA